A section of the Telopea speciosissima isolate NSW1024214 ecotype Mountain lineage chromosome 3, Tspe_v1, whole genome shotgun sequence genome encodes:
- the LOC122655504 gene encoding uncharacterized protein LOC122655504, which yields MRFEKKGKLSMRFIGPYEILACIGHVAYRLALPPTLAGVHDVFHVSMLRKYIPDLAHVLSQKLPELAEDMTYEEKPVEILEHKEYHLGNHTIPYVKVHWSNHSKQEASLEFESKLRTKHPHLFGLSGIAPIGTHSHPPHVDEHP from the exons ATGAGGTTcgagaagaaagggaaattgAGTATGAGATTCATTGGGCCATATGAGATCTTGGCATGCATTGGACATGTGGCTTACAGATTGGCACTACCTCCAACATTAGCAGGGGTACACGATGTgtttcatgtgtcgatgttgaggaagtacatCCCTGATCTAGCGCATGTCTTATCTCAAAAGCTGCCTGAGCTTGCTGAAGATATGACTTATGAAGAGAAACCTGTAGAGATCTTGGAGCATAAAGAGTACCATCTTGGCAACCACACCATTCCATATGTCAAGGTGCATTGGAGCAACCACTCCAAGCAAGAAGCATCTTTGGAGTTCGAGAGCAAGCTGAGAACAAAACACCCTCACTTGTTCGGACTATcag GCATTGCACCTATTGGGACCCATTCACATCCCCCACATGTGGATGAACACCCTTAA